The sequence below is a genomic window from Wyeomyia smithii strain HCP4-BCI-WySm-NY-G18 chromosome 1, ASM2978416v1, whole genome shotgun sequence.
CCCTCCctctcgtcacatttcgtcacaaaactgcaaacccctccctcccccctcaaatgctacgtcatttatgaatgttccctaacacatttcgagtatttcgtctgaatacacaggtggttcctaaagctgcttagaatatgttccctaccctagatATCGTCTAGGAACTTTTgaaatatgtcacaaaatgggGAAAATTATGGTTTAGATTGAGAAACACGTTTTGTtgtgtattttttaaaattcacagattaggggaactgctccattattcatctcagcccatatattcatcccatacaatatgaaaacacaattgaaaacagaaaacaaacgcatattttttaactaaaccaatctgctaattcaTAGAATGGATTCtttttagttcactttagatttctcatcaagtagaatcctcaaaaactcactcaaAAGCTTTacatttgatattatagtcgggcatctgcactcgaattcaaaaatttgaactgtatgtattttcatctgttttcactgcgttgaagaaaatcaaaagttgtcaaatcagttcctgttaatacgaaaaaacatactaaaaatgttgaattattccgatataattgacaaaaatctacagcactgtagtagTTACCtaagttaccaattttgcacgtaaacaactacagcggatatctaggtaacctactacgacgggctgcgcctacgttcattcatgataatgtgattcattcatgattaacagtgtgatgaatatgggggcgttgtgagatgaataattgagcagtgattcaagttttgagatggatatggaagcgttgtgtgtgtgtattttgtttattgtattcaatgatttcgtgaaaatttggtgttcaatccgtgcattcttcgtgaatatcggcttaatgagatgaataatggagcagttcccctatatatGTGAACTATGTTTTTTGACAGCAAATGTTAATGTTCAATGTAATTTCAATCGGAAATGCGCTTACTGAATGCATCCCTAAGTATAGCATTATAGGTACAAAAGGGTGACATTGTGATATTGTTTAAAGATAAAAAGCACAAttcaggcgtcgtacacaaactacgtaacgctaaaaatccagattttagaccccctccccctcctgtaacgataagtaacgttcaatGAGATTCcgcccctaaaattacgtaacgttaaGCACCCCGAAACTTTCGAATTTGAAGGaaaatcacagttacgtaactgtttcaacttccctctgtaacaataagtaacttaaactcaaccgctctCCCCCCCTCTCTTCATGCGTTACGgagtttgtgtacgacgccttattcaATATTCTGATAGTTGACAAACTGGTAaacattatgcaaaacatctATATAAgtctgaaataaaataaaataacagtttTGAAAAACTAGAACTATCTATCATATTTTAATCCAATAAATTCTTTTGCTATATAATAAAAATGCAACGCTTTTCGTATGTCAGGAGTAAATTCAAAAACGGATCGGgggatcgacgtgaaaatttgtatttaaAAGTTTTTCAGGGCCAGGGAAAGTTATTGTGCTTGTTTGAGATCCTTCCCCTTTCTGGAAGGGCCTgcaacacaaatgaaacacaaatttttgcatggctcaagaactaatcaagcaaatggaggtttttggtagaaaaaaattcttttacaaTGGTATATCCCTACCTCCTCGGGAAGAGAGAGCTCCATACGAgtaaagcaagaaatatttctacgCTAGTTTGATACCCCTCTCTACTCTAAAAggaagggctcccatacaaataaaacacacatTTCACACACAACTCGAGAGCTAattaagcaaatggaaccaaatttagcatttaGACATTGTTGGTAtgaagaaatatttctatgatgTTTAGGGATCCCTTCCTCTtctgagtctgcgttacttattttTACGTAGGGGAGAGGGGGGTAGTTAAGGCAGTTACGTAACTGCGATGTTTGctctaaattgaaaatttcggagggagGTCAGACTATTTCCGAAgcttaaaattaaataaatagggTAAAAAAGTGAGCGTTACGAAATATATTAAGTAACTAGCTGGTCCGTTCTTCAGTTAGTCAGCAAGCACCACGAGGCAAAGATACGTTTGCCGGGTTCAgtgagaaataataataatgaaataaCCGATATAAgtcattccatctcaagtgtgcTCATCTCATGTCAACGATTTTCACAGATTTGGCTCCAACTTTGGGGAATTGTTTATATAGCATCGCTCGCTTTGTGAGACTCTTCCCTCTTTTGACAAAAGTGCCATTTTTCGTCAATAATCCTTAAGACAAGACATGCAAAAAAAGTATCGATTTTTAATAGCAGCAGTGTTTCCGGATACTTTTTTCACTTAAAATTTAGTTAATTGCATCCCTCGGCGAATGAGTATATTTAATTCAAACTTGAgaaccatccattaatgatgtcacgcaaaatttgaaaaaaaaaacacttggcTGTAATGTAACGAATTTTTATAGTGCAGAATATACTTTTtgactaattttcttcaaaatgcaattGCTAGAATGCCAATTGATATATTATATCTGGAGctggcccggatttgagggggggcaaaggggggcaaatgccccgggcctcccggttcaaggggcccccctagtcgtgaggcgaccttttttttttgctcgtcaccatccagaacgttacctgtaaatgttttatgaaaagAGGGCCtcgcaaacaaatttgccccgggccccccaccgtctaaGTCCGGCCCTGATCTGGAGATatataaaaactataaaaaagaCTGCTTAATACCAGAAAAAGTTTGACTTTTTTCTTCGAAATGCTGTAACTCAAGTTTTGCTCACAATACCTCGGGGTGATAAGTAATTTTTCGTGTTAAATTTTCTCAGGAGCATGATGCAAATGTACAAATTCAAAAAGTATATATCTAGCAACACTGCTGcttaaaattgatattttttaattgactaatttgcttcaaaaataatgtaatagtttttttctgCACATTATGTAACCATGATCAACAGAAAATAAGAGTTGTTGCCGAAAAATGACACTTTTATCATAAAAGGGGAAGGTCTTACGAAGCGAAGGGTGGTCCAACCGGAACCAAATTTGGAGTTTTTGCTTAGTGATATTGTAATCCAATGAACATATTTTACTTACAATTATCAATATTCCATCTAATAAATCAGTTTACCCAACAAAAGATTACAAGGGTTAAGTGTCATCATCCAACTGGTTAAATAAATCGATTTCTCTCAACGCTTACAATAGTACATTTTATTGCATTGTCTTTGCTAAAACTAGTTTAAATACTTTCGAGTTACCCAATTTGGGACCTACAATAATATAAAGGTGAATCTCTTACAAAAATAATACTGGCAAATTTCACTAGGCAATACTCAGTCTAACAATCTGAAACGAATtaatgacttgttttttttctggatgatcgaaaaaaaatcagtttcttATCTATTTACACAAGGCGCAAAGTGACAGCGCCCTATACTAGCAATTCACACAACGCCGTGATGTAGTTCTGTGCCATCTGTAGGGTTTCGTGCTTGGAAAACTGTCGATCGTTACCCAGCGAGGGCAAATGTTCCCGCAGCCTGTCAAAAGCCTCGTTCAGCCCTCTCATACGCTTCCGTTCTCGTGCGTTAGCCGCTAGGCGACGCTTGCGCTTGATCACCGTAGGAACTGCCGTGCCCCGTTTGATCTTAATTTTGGTAGGAATTTCACTATTGTTCAGGAGGTCACTATCTGATGCACTGCTATCTTCATACTGCTGCTCGATCTGGCTTAGGATTTTTGCCGAATTCGACAGCGGCCGACCAGTGGGGGATGTTTTGATTGGATCGGCAATTGCTGGACTGGTAAACTCTTCTTGTGCAACAGGATAATACATGGGGCTAGATGAACTGTAGCCTCCAGGACTGGCCGTCATCCATTCGGAATCACTGCTACACTGCGTTGCTTCGTAGGGTGGAATATAGTTCAACGTTGATGGTATGAATTCCGAGCTGGGTGCTGAGGGAAGCTCCATTGTTTGGTGATAATTGTAAAAGTACTGCCGGTAAATAAGATTCTCCGCCATTCTTGCGCAAACTTGTAACCACTTTTTAACTTTAAATATTTCAATCTTCACAAAGTCGACTGCAAATCAAAACTAAATCAGAACTGTCTGGGAAGGAACCTTTATATACCCTGTCGGGAGCGGCAGCTAAATCCGGTGTAAAAGAGGATAGGAACGAATTGAAAGAGAAACCAACGTAGGTATTTTTCCCCTTTTTATGCTCTCTGTTTACTACTGGTGAAGAACGTTGGCATGGTAAACACGTgcctttcaaccaatcagcgagcATCACCATTCAATAGTCCTAAGGTAAAAATCCAAATTGAGAGCGAGAGAGCGAAAATCGTATATTGGAGAAAACTGGATGCTGCGTATAACTACGTTTTAGAGATCGTATTCGTCTCTGCTGTTGGTTTCGGGGTTTctgttgttttgaattttttaccaTGGCACCTGAAATTGAATATTAGAGCAAACGAAACAGTTTTGCATTCCCCCACTGAATTCTCACGGTTATATCAAATATTCTTTACACATGAGTGCAAATAAAGGATTCTAATCATTTTATCTTGTCGATCTATATCGATTTTTATCCACGGTGTTTtgacgtgttttggcatttggCAAGACATAGCAAACCGAAATGTAAAACACTTGGTTTTGTGCTGTGGCTAtatagatatgaaatgtttcatctatgaGCACGGTTTTTAAAATGGAATCCACTTCGCAGTAACGTGTTGATGTTttattgtgtagttttcgattaCGATGGGGCAAAGTGCACACGTCTTTTGCTTTGCAGCTCGAGAAAGTCTCCTActcctttttttttatatattatcaTTAGTCTATAAGCTgtgaaatgattttttcttTTCGATTTAGATTGATCGACAAATTTGGTACCATCCCAAATCATATTATCGCTCAGCTGTAGATGTAGAGGCATAGTTTTCTTCAGCTAAGAATGCcggaaacataaacaaacaccCATCAGTTCACCAGCTGGTAAGATGCTTCCTTGGCTATTTCACGCCTAATTAACTGCTTCCGTATCCTGAGTTAAGGTGTATACTTGCTTGCCGTGCACCACAAGTAGCCACAAAATTGATAAGATGCGTAGTTCTTCACAGCACACAAAGTCCATTCCATTGTGTTCCCACGGGCTTGTGCAAGTTGCACTTCTGCTTCGCTTTCAGAAAGCTTGTTTCGAAAGCCAAAATCTCAATCGAGAACGGATAGCAACACAATGGAACGTCTAATTTGGACAGAAGAAAAATTGCCACGCCAAATCGGTTGTTACATAATTCGGCTGGTTGCTGaggttttctgttttttatttctaacCTATTTTTTTCTCACCGCAGTCGGCTGTGGAAACCACTTCAAAAGGACGCCCTCCGACAGGTAGTAGGTAACaacaaaaattcgaaaacagGTACCAcacgcttgtttttttttttttcaacccaaTTTTGTGGTTGCGCTATGGATAAAAAAGTAtcctttttgaatagaaatagaaactgTCGGGCTTGAGATTTCGAAAAAAACGCAAAAGCGGAAGGAAATGAGAGCACTTGAACAATGCAGTAGGAAGCAAGCGTTTAGGCTTTTTTCTCCAGGACGAAACCAAAATTATTAGGATGCTGAGCGACAACTGAAATTAGTTCATTGAAGAGCAAAATTGATATTTAATTATAGCTAGGAGACAGCCCTCATCAAACTTGTGGGTCAAAATGTAATACCgatgaaaataataattttcctCTTGGAGGCATTGTTTCCAATAATTATAGCCGTGTCTCATTGCAGTCCTTCAGTTCCGGAGACATTTTTTCGCTTGAAAAGCTGCATCTCGATTTTTCACCCATTGATCACAAGCTGCACAAAACCTCAAATTTCAGCATCATGCGACGCTCAGCTGCATCAAAGCATGCGAAGATTGTTCATTAGTTTGCAATTTGTTACGAAAGGTTGAAAAAACCAGACAAAATTCGAACAAAAACAGTGTGGCTGATTTTACTACGAAGACTAATTGCAGACATGCACATCTTTGATCGTCAGGGTCATTTTTTGTCAAGATCAAAAACTTCGATCGAGCAGAAATGATCGAAAAAAGCACGTCACTTACCACACACCGTTTACAGCATTTAACGCTCTTAGAAATTTGATCCCGTTCAAGTAGCCAGCTCGAGcgaaagttttaataaatttagttttttttggcATTTCCAGCGAAGCCTTGCTGGGCTCCCGGTTTGCAATAAAACTTCAATTTTAATTTCCTCTTCTGAAGATAACTGTTTCATCGTCTTTCCCCTTTCATAATTATATTGAAAGCAGGCTTCCGGTGATGTAGCGTATATCCTGAGCAGAGACGGTGTTTTACACTTTttcataggtttttttttgtctgtatCCCCGATCAACGACGGGAGGGAGGATCGTACCGTTTCCAAACAAACCGCCCCTGTGCACAACGGATGCGATCAAGGTTCATCAAAGGAAGTAGGAGTACCTCGAGTCAGAAGTTGGATATGGGTGATCCCGTTATAAATCGTGAGTTTGATTTCTagcgaggaaaaaaaaattaaaagataaacattaaaaattaaGACCAGCTTGTTAGCTAACGAAGACGCGAACGTTCGAGCTTAGCAGTATTAGCAGGATAAGGATGAAAATCACTCATTATCGAGACTGAGCTGAACGAAAAGTAATTGATTAAATTCATTCGACATGAATGGTGTAAGCTTTTGAACAAAGAAAGCCGGATTCGAGGAAATTGTGAGCAATATAAATCAGaagaattattaaaaaatcagtAAGCATCAAATATTGCGTTTTTTAGTAAAATTATCAACCGCAAGTCAAAGGATGCGCGAGTCGGCTGTAATAATGCTGCCATTTCTGATATTATCTAGCAGGAAACGGTAAGACTGCTTTAATCGCTGTTTTGGTGCTTAAGATTAAATGCTTCCGATGTTATTCAAAGACAGAAGTGCAagtattttctgcaattttatctaacagtgcatttctaaatGCTGAGACGTTGAAGCGATATAAACAATAATAAAGATAAAGCTCGTGTTAAGTTagagcataatgcccagcatcACCTATCCCTACCTCTACGTGGTACTGAcagggatacgagcaaccaaggaaaaatcggtgaaccggtgggaacttggtcgtatgctggcaGAGAAGGGGGAGCTGTTCTCCTAGCAGGACAGCtggcctgagcgtctgtttttcATGCTAGGGGCGGCACAAACATCGTATGATCCGGAGCtgacggctgaattatgaaatgcggtgtctcgccagctacacccaagacggaaGCCCTGTCACGAGACTTGGCATCCGCAgctctagtaaggcagcatggcgaaaaattaaaatactacgaacaatcaagaattgaatacggactgaatcaatcggcaacgacctaggcgacgaaataaggacaacgattggaagctcggtctATGGCACTGCAGATCGCTGAACGCCCCCGGTGGCGACCGGACTCTGCCGGATCAGCTAAGACCCTGCCGCTTCAACATCGTTGCTCTCCAGGAGcttttctggaaaggagagATGGTACAAAGAATTTGACGgcgcagggc
It includes:
- the LOC129731635 gene encoding basic helix-loop-helix transcription factor amos-like, with amino-acid sequence MAENLIYRQYFYNYHQTMELPSAPSSEFIPSTLNYIPPYEATQCSSDSEWMTASPGGYSSSSPMYYPVAQEEFTSPAIADPIKTSPTGRPLSNSAKILSQIEQQYEDSSASDSDLLNNSEIPTKIKIKRGTAVPTVIKRKRRLAANARERKRMRGLNEAFDRLREHLPSLGNDRQFSKHETLQMAQNYITALCELLV